In Drosophila nasuta strain 15112-1781.00 chromosome 2R, ASM2355853v1, whole genome shotgun sequence, a single genomic region encodes these proteins:
- the LOC132784332 gene encoding uncharacterized protein LOC132784332 codes for MYANQSDDDSYDENEEQQPRISTLATNRRRTIDIQIDPDVLSTLNVYTCVICMNIAREPLVGFCGHMFCGLCIMNWMDTKGRRSKCPYCLSCVSKHTMIAVKRASMPCFRSCQSIGSHRDDSMIASFIAPPADSMYLGAICERPPQLMPRLKPLASELLVEHTNAPTVMYLLNPSLWQRAMVLVIIFYLYMVNLHSSHSS; via the coding sequence ATGTACGCAAACCAATCCGACGACGATAGTTATGATGAGAACGAAGAGCAACAGCCGAGAATTTCAACGTTGGCTACGAATCGCCGTAGAACGATCGACATTCAAATTGATCCTGACGTGTTGTCCACTCTCAATGTGTACACATGCGTGATCTGCATGAATATCGCTCGCGAGCCTTTGGTCGGCTTCTGTGGTCACATGTTCTGTGGCCTGTGCATCATGAATTGGATGGACACAAAGGGCAGACGTTCAAAGTGCCCGTATTGCTTGTCATGCGTTAGCAAGCACACAATGATTGCCGTGAAGAGGGCGTCTATGCCATGCTTCAGAAGTTGTCAGTCAATTGGTTCTCATCGTGACGACTCCATGATTGCTAGCTTTATAGCTCCACCGGCAGATTCGATGTATCTGGGTGCAATTTGCGAGCGTCCGCCGCAGCTGATGCCGCGCCTGAAGCCGCTGGCGTCTGAACTGCTGGTAGAGCATACAAATGCTCCAACTGTGATGTACTTGCTGAATCCATCACTGTGGCAACGTGCCATGGTGTTGGTCATCatcttttatttgtatatggTCAATTTGCACTCCTCCCACTCGTCTTAG